The segment AGCTCATACAACCCGCAGTACAATAAGGACATCCTATCACATTTCTTGGATGAACACAGTATCATTTATATGCACTTTGCCGAGGAATTCGGTGCCAGACATTCTGAACCCGAACTCCTCGATGAAGATGGGAAAGTCGATTTTGACAAGGTAAGGGAGACAGAGGCATTCAAGCGTGGTGTAGTGAGGATAAAGCAAGGGGTAGATAAAGGATACATCATTGCTTTGATGTGCTCTGAGGCAGAGCCATTCGATTGTCACCGATTTTCTATGGTGTCAATAGCCTTGGATCGGGAGGGGTTTGACGTCATTCACATATTGAAAGACAAGACTACAAAACGTAACGCTCAATTGGAGAACCAACTGCTCAAGAAATACGACAAGAAAATCCCGAAGCCCGATATATTCGAACCAGATGTTACCCTTGATCAACAATTGGCGGTTGCGTATAGGCTGCGGAACAAGGACATCGCATTTTCTCCATTCGACAAAGAAACTGAAGAGGGAGCATGATCAAACTGTTCACTATCGGATTTACAAACAAATCAGCAGAGAAATTTTTTGGCCTTCTGACCAAGAACGGTGTCAGGAAAGTTATTGATACCCGCTTAAACAATGTGTCACAACTCGCCGGTTTTTCGAAAGGATCCGATCTTCAGTTCTTCCTTTCACAGATTGGAGACATCAATTATGAGCATAGGATAGACCTCGCCCCAACGAAAGAACTACTCTCGGGTTATCGTGCAAAAGAGATGACTTGGGCCAATTATGAGGAACAATACCTCAAGCTGTTGAAAACAAGAGACATTGCGGGCAAGATGGTATTCGAGGGGTTGGATAAGAGTTGCCTGCTGTGTAGCGAGCATGAACCGGACAAGTGTCATAGAAGATTGCTCGCAGAGTATCTTCAGTCCCTTCGCAATGATATCGAAATAGTTCACCTAAAGTGAGTAACCACCCGCATGCCTACTAAGTTTGTTTGTCTCGCGAATTCATACAAGGAGGGAGGGCGTTGTCTAGCAGGGATTGAGATTGATAATCACTATAATGCGGTCAGGGATCGTGGGAGGCCGAAATGGATCAGACCGATTTGCAACACTCAACACGGTCAGGTTCCTACAGGTCTGGTACAGGGGCTGAACGTTCTGGATATTCTTGGCGTGCAGGTCACGCAGAGGCTGAACAATGGATATCAGTCAGAGAATGTCTACTTCGATGAAAAATCGCTGGAAAGAACTGGCGTCTTCAATAAAACGCTGCTCAATAACCTATGTTCAGACCAGACTAAGATATTTGGAAACTACGGGAAGGCGGTAGCACCTGACGCCATAACCACTCTTTCACATTCACTGATGTTCGTCAAACTATCAGTTTACGAGGTTATCGAGCGAACATATTCAGATTCTCCTGGACGAGCTCAGGTCAGGCTTGTCTTCAAGTATTACGAACATACCTACGACCTGCCAGTGACGGATCCACAATTCCTGCATAAGTACAAATTAAATCCGGATGTTCTGACAGGTGTTCGTGAACTATTCATTACTCTGTCCCTTGGGGTCCTTCATCAAGGGTGGTACTCTAAACTGGTCGCCGCAATAATATGGTAAACAACTGTCGGGAGCGAATTTTGGAGGTTGTTCCCAAAATGCAGCTTCAGGATATTGATAGTCCTGTCCGTCAAACTGGCCTGGATAGTCTCGATTTGGTGGTTGTGAGGGTTACGTTGGAAAAGGATTTTGGGCTGGAGATTCCTGACGGGGATTGGTTCGGGTTCGATTCGATTGGGGAGGCAATCCAGTATTGCGAGCAGATGGGATCTCACCGAGAGATTTCTCAACATATTGATCAACCACCTTCTCTTGCCAGGAAATATTCGATCAACATGCCCCAGATGGCCATATCGGGCTTGTCGGAAAATTGGCTATTCAAAGAATTGGGGGATATACACTGGGACCTTCTGTTTCGAGGATTGGGCAAATGTTCCAGCGAAGTAGTTGACGAGGATGGCAACAGGCTCTATGCCACATTCGCACGTATCCAATTCTGCTCAGCTTCGCTTAGCGCCTACAAGGAGAATGACGAAATCACGATCGATGCGGCTATTCGACGTTTCGGCAAAGGTACTTTCGTATCTGAGGCAGCGCTAAAGAATACCCGAATTGCTCTAGAAGCCAGACTCATGACTTGTTTTGCGTCAAGGGAAATGACTGACAACACGAAATTGTTGAAGTGTCAGCCATCCGAGCAGATCAGAGGGATACCTGAATATGCTACGACCCCGGAGTTCCTGAATGAGTACCGTTTGATCAAGAAAGGACTATCGGATCAGATCGATATTGCTGGTCATTCATTTAGAGTTGGCGATGACTATATCTACGAGCGCGAATACACTCTGAATCCTTATTATGACCTCAATGGTGTGGGTTTGCTCTACTTCGCATCTTATCCCGTGATCGCTGACTTTTGTGAATCTAAGTACTTCAACGGTGGCCATGGGTCATCAAGGTGGGAAACAGATTATTCGACGAGTTGTCGTGACGTTCACTATTTTGCGAACTGCAATATTGAGGACTCGATCATATTCCGACTCAATAGCCATGACAGCGTAGCGGATGGGAAAGTGAAGTCTGCATCATCGCTCTATCGAAAAAGCGACATGACTCTAATGGCGAGAATCTTCACGGTCAAAGATCGCGAACAAGGAAGGCACCAAACCAACGAACACTGAAGGTCGAGAATGTGGAGTTAGGGTGTGGTTTGATTCTGCCCTGTGCTCCTCTGCAGAAGATACGGATATGCCAACCATGAAGAGACATCGCAATGCCTGAAGTGATGACTTGGGAAGATGTCGGCCCGGTTGCCCAGAACGCCCTTAATGTCTGGGTCGGAGGAGCTGAGCAGCGATGGGCTGAAAGGGCTTGGGTTGCCATCTTAGACGCGGGTCTGGCAGAATACTCGACTGAGCTAGAGCGTCATAAAGTTGGTCTTCGTTTCATTTCTCTTTGCGACATATATCTTGATTTCTGCAAGGTGGGACGTGAGGAAGAATGTGAGTCGGACTATTCCGCGTGGATTGCAGATCTTGGCTTTTCGGATTTTATCCTCGGAGTTCTAATCGGTCGCTCGAAGGATATCGATGACAATGATATCGAGGATTATGCCTCCGATGATTTGATCCGGGTTCTGGCGTCAAGCGTTCGGGAAGAAGTGGTTACGGCGATTACCAAAGGACTTGGAGGGCGCAACGGCCTATTTGAATCCCTTTGGTTGAGTCGATTCGATGAGAAAGAGACGGTTGACGAGGAACGTGATTCCGTGTTTACAGAACTGACTGGAGACAAGATGGCTCTCTGGTCTTGGATTGATCAAGGCTGCTACCCGTATCGGTGATGATTCTCGACAAATAACAGACTACTGAAACATCAATGAGGCAACAATGGAAGAAGAGCAAAAGGAAGTAGGGCCTACGTTTGGTGAATATCAGGGCAAGCCGATCATACGCATCCCAACCGTCGACAAGCCAAATCCCGATACCACCTGGCATTGGATGTCGTTTGGAAAGAATAAAGCGAAAGCGATCGTGAAGTATTTTGATTCGATAAAGAAGTTTGCGGAAGAATGAACATCCAGGCGAATGGTGGTAGGCAAGTAGCAATTCGAAAAAGGTCAAACCATCCGCCTAGTCCCCTCGCTTGACCTTTCATCCTGAACAAATCTAGACGCGGATTGAAAAAATGACTCTCGGCTTACGCGGACTCCGGAGAAAGACAATCACATTCTTTGAGGGCCCGCCCTCTAGCTCATTTGGCAAAGTCACCGAAAACCGCAAGACCTCCAAACTTTCGGACCTTAACAACTTCTTGCATAACAGGATGATGCTGGGGCAAAGAGCGAGAGGGATCAAGTTCCAGAAAGGAGACAAGAACCATTACTTTCGGAACTTAAACGAGTTCGAAGAGCTTTCACAATGGATCGATCAGCTCGGTGAGATTGCCGCTCAATACCCACCCGATTCAACAGTCAAGCCTGCCGTCGAGAGCTTGAAGGTAACCCTCGGCCAAGAACTTGAGAATTTCAGCAAGGAATTCAAAAACCAATATGGTGAATTACCACAAGGTGCTCGTCGAAAGGTTGCCAAGTATTCTAATCAGGAACTCGCTTTGATGTATTTGGAGTATTGTTCGCAAAGTGGGAAATCACTCCCCTCTACCCCTGAGTTGGAATCTGGCACTCCTGTGTCGCAGCCCACCTGGCATAGAGCTTACAAACGAAAAAGCTTCTGGCTCGAAGTGCGTGAGCTTGGCAATCAAAGAGTCGATGAAGAAGTGAAGGAATTGAAGAAGGCTAACGACCGAAAAGACCTGATGGTGAAAGCAGCAAATGACGCTGATGACAAGTTGCTCAAGCTTAAGGAGGTGACTGAAACCAATAAACGCGATGATGTTGACTTGGTGAATGTTGCGAGTATCGAGGAAATCGACTCCTATGACATCGATGACAAGATTGATGCTAAGGACCTTATTGATGAAATGACCAGACCTCAGCTCATTCGTGCGATAGTTAACGAACGCCCTGATATTATTCCTGGAGATCTCGAGAGAGAACCGTTGTTCAAGCTGAGAACTCTACTAGCCAAGCTACTGTTCCCGTGAAAGGGCTGGATGAATAGCCGCTGAAACACCACATTGAATAGCTGTTGAATAGAACGCCAGCCTCCCGGTTGGCGTTTTTTGTTTGTATTGACCAGTTCGCCCCTTCCGCACACCCATCCCTGAATATCCTCTCTTCTAGTGAGCGCGATAACGCGCAAAACTACACACCACTACTTCAGAGGATATCATGAACCAGATCACCAGTTGCCAGTCCAAGGCGATCAGCCTTAACCAGATTCTCACATCTAGCTTCATTCAGCTCCCAGTATATACCCGGTTCCAGAAAACAGACTTGTACCTGACAGTTCCGGTGACTTCTATTGAAGTCTCAAACTCTGGGATCACGGTCCACACCTCGAACGGCGCACCATCCCAGATTGCTTGGGACGAATTGCTGGACATAGTCACTTTCGTCGACGGTAATGGCAAGCCAGTGTTCCTGGCTGAAATATCCAACGGCAGCGACATCGCCGCAACCATTTTCTCTGAGCTTGAGGAAAACTCAGATCAAATGCTCCTTATCCGCTTCAAGCATCAGCATGAGTATATGTCGGAGGATGATGCTCGTGAGGCCTGGTGGGAAGCAAGGAGAATGGCTTCACGCAAACGTGCGTACCGATTTGCACTAGCAGCATAATCAGCAACCAAACAAAACCAATCGCCGGGCGTCAGCTGATTCGCCCGGCACAATTCAATCACACGGAGGTTCCTATGTCACATACAGCGCTTTCTTATATCAGTTCAAACCACATACCCAGTCGGACTTTGATTTCCACCAACGGGTCCACTGGCCAAGGCCGTCATCTTCACGAAGTAAAGAAGCTCGTCAGGCTCTTGGCCCGCAAATCGGCTCAATTGCCTATTTACACCAGGTTTCAAACAATCTCCGGATATCAGACAGTCCCAGTGATGTCGGTGCAAGTCACGGGACGAGAAATCGTAGCTCGCATCGAAAATGCAGAGCCTCTGCTGATTACCTGGGAACAGCTTGTTGGACTTGTCGTTTTCGCTGACGACAAAGGCCGGCCGTATTTTGACGCCAACTCCGCATTCATGCAGGAAGAGATTTTCGAATTGGACGAAACAATGGAGCTTGAACTCGCAGCATAATCAGCAACCAAACAAAACCAACTGCTGGGCGTCGCTGATTCGCTTGGCGCATTTCAAACATAAAGGGCAACACCATGAGCAAACCAAAAGGAAATACAGATTCACCGGCTAACGGTGGCAATCATCACGAACGCAAATCCAGCGAGAAAGGAAAAGTGGCAGTTGCTGGGAAGGAATATCCCATTGTCCGCGGAGCGATTAAGATGGATCGAAGAGACGCTGAGAGCATCAGCCTGTCCGATTTTCCCCCAGGCTCGATAGTCGAATTCCCCGATAAAGGGGCCGGCTTTCACGTCCAGGCGATCCAGAAAATCACCAAAACGGGAGCAGAGGTAGTCATCCTCACTCGCACTTCGCCAGATGATCCAATGCTTCTCGACCGCAGCGTGCACTTCGGTCTGGCAGCAAATCTCATACGGCAACGCGAGGAAAAACAGAAAGACATCCAGCTCCTCGTTGACCATTGCTGCGAGCACAGCTCACTTGTTGCGGCGGTGATTCCCTGCAAGGGTCACACGGTGGGAGCAGTTGTAGCGGCTGGTGAGAAGATCTTCTCTGACACACTGAGCGGACTGGAGTCCATAGAGAAAGGAGTAGTAAGAAGAATCCAGTACTTGGAAGAAAGGGGCATATTGCCCGGTCCTTCCATCACTACAAACATGCATTAAAGTTATTCACTCTGAAAACCAGCACCCAAACAATAACGACTGAGAGTAAGCTGGATCTCTCAGCAAAGTACCAAGAAAGGAACGAAGCAATGAAAAATATGTCTGCTTTAGATAATACAATCAACGATTCTGATACCGACAAAACCGTCGTGGTCAGATCAATTCCTGCTCGAAAGGTGGCCCAGTTGAAGTTGGCGATGGACGGAGCCGAGAGGCGCATGCTCCGTCTCAAGACCGAGCTACTTGAGTGCCGTGCCATTATCCGGCGCAAATATGTCGAGCGTCAGGATAGCAAAGGAAATGCGACCACGCAGCTTCAGCTAAATCCTGCGCAGGTCGAGGGTTATCGGTTGAAACGTACTGGCATCGAAGAGCAACTGGCCATTGCATCTGGGGACTATCTCCAATGGAAGAGAGCCTACCGAAAGGCAGTGGAACAGAACATCCAGGTGGCACGCAAATCGGTGAAAATGGTGCGTGAAGAAAACCGGCTTCGCCGTGATGCAAGAGCGCTTCTCAGAAAGACCAAAGCCATTCTAGAGAAAGAAGGTAGGAATGGTGGAGCTCTGGAACTCGACCTCCTGACAACTCTTGCAGTCAACGATGATGTAAAGGGTTTCAGATCGGCGTTTGATGAGTTTGTCGAGAAGTTCGATCCGTCACACTACGTGACCATCTCAGGTATCAGTAGCGTGAAGACCGAGATTATCCATGCCCTTATGGATGAGTTCTCGGCAGGTAAAGCGAATGACAACTCCGAAACCCTTACCGGTGCAGTTGCAGCAGTTGAAGGAGGTGTCTAATGAATTACTACAATCTCAAAGATACCAAACGAAAGGCGACCCCGAAGCTGGGGTCGCTGATTGCATCCCTGAAAGATCGGGTGACTTTGGAGGAGGTGGTTGAGCGACTAGGCCTTCCAAAGAAACTCAATCTTCAGAAGACAGGTAGTTCACTTCAGGGGGAGTGCCCAACCGGGCACTCCTCTACCAGTGGGCGATGCTTCAGTCTGGATACAGCTAACAATCTCTACCACTGCTTTCACTGTGGTGAGGCAGGAGACATTGTAGAGCTCGTCGCTTTAGTCAATCACATTGGGAGGTTTCAGGCCGTCCGGTGGATTGCTGAACAGTTCGATCAGAGCGTTATCTCTCAGTTGGATGCCGCCGCTGACCAGGAGACGCCCGAGCAAAAGGAATATCACCAACGAGGCGTCCTGTACCAAATGATTTTCGAAGAAGGGAAACGTCAGCTCTCTTTACCAAATGCTCAACTGGTGATGGACTACTTGGTGAAGGATCGTGGGTATGATGCTACAAAGTTGGCGGATACGGAGTTCATCTATTGGGACACGGACAAGGACATCCGGGCGTATCTGGTCTCAAAAGCACCTCAAATGCAGGATCAGATCGAAGCTCTCAGACTGCAGGGCGGATACGGTGACAATTTCCGTCTAGCAATTCCGTTCAGAGACCGTCATGGAGTCATCACTGGTTTTATGAAACGGGCCCACGAGAAGGCTGGATTCACTTTGAGGGGCAAACCAGGTATTCGGTGGGATTCAACTCCTGGACTCGACAAGTCGGATCTATTTGGTCTAAATCGGATCCGAAAAGCCGAGGATCTCGTCGTGGTGGAGGGATATCCGGACGCTACGTACCTACCGGCATTGGGTCTGACGAATATTGTCGCTTTGGGGCAAGCTGCATTTTCGGACAAGTACATCAACGGCTTGCTGTCAAAAGAGGTCAGGCGAATTATCCTTGCACTCGACAATGACGGTGGTACAGGTGACAAAAACACGGAAGATATATGCCAGCGTTTGGCCGATTCTGACATCGGGGTATTCGTTATCGATCCGCCAACCATGGGGAAAGAGAAAGATCCTGATGAGTATGTGCAGATCAATGGAATCGATGCGTTCAAAAAGTTGGTGGCGAACGCAGAGAGTGCCTCGAAGTGGATGGCGAAACGCCTGATGTCTAAGCACGATCTCAAGTCTGATCTTGGCCGAACACATGCAATCGATGAGGCACTCGACTATGCCGATTCGCTGAAGAACGCACTGGAAGCTGAGGCTATCGTCGGGGCTCTTGCACTAGAACTCAGCCTGACACCGGAGAACCTGGAGAAAGAGTTCGAGCGCACGCAGCAGAAAAAGGCAGCCGAGCGTCTGCAGGAAGGCATCGCGAATGTCGGTTCACAGGTGAGGCAGCTCATCCAAAATGGTGAGCCGGAGGAAGCTGCTCGACTTGTAGCCGTAGCGCCTCTCGACCTGTTGGCGGATTTTCGGAAGACAAAGCAAGCGCCACAGACCCCGTTGTCGGAATATCTTGGCGAAAAGAAACTGGCTGATCGCAATCGGACTGCTGGAAAACGGATCGGTTATCAGCTCAACACCTTCTCAGAGGTCGATTCAAAGCTGTGTGGGCTCCAGGCAGGGTTATACATTGCAGCAGCTGATCCGAATATCGGTAAGACCGCATTCATGGTCAGTCTGGCCATCGATGTCCTGAAAGCCAATCCAGACGTTCATTCTCTGTTCTATACGATGGATGATAGCCGGGATACAATAATTAATCGATTCCTGGCGAACCGGACAGATATGGCAATCAACTCGATCCGCTTTAAGCCAGTCGGCACACCCGAGGAACAGATGATCGACACAGCCTACAAAGAAATGGGACAGTGGGCGTCCTCAGGGAGACTCGACATAAAGGAGATCTCAGAATGGCTAACGATGAGCGCAATACAGAATGACATCCAAAGTCATCCACATCGGGATAAACTTGTGGTTTTCATCGATGGACTCTATAACGTTCCGATGGACGAGAACTTCCGGTCGTTGCGTGAAGAGAACATTCAACGTGCTAATCAAGTGAAGCAGCTGGTGAAACTCTTCAAGATTCCAGTCATCGCAACCGCAGAATTCCGCAAGCAAGGGCGTGAAGAGCCAGCCGCAGGTCGGGGAGCCAGAACTATTCACGATATCATGGAAACTGGCAAGTACGGTTACAACGCGGATTTGATCTGGTTGCTGTCTCCGAAAGATCCAGACAAATATGCCACTGAGGATGAACCGATCATCTTGATGGAGTTCGGCAAGAACAAGCTGGAGTCATTCCGTGGCAGAATCGAACTCAAATTCATTCGTGCGAAATCCACAATGATTCCAATGGGTGGAATCGTTACGACAACTGCTTCTCAACAACTTTTCTGAAAGGAACAAAATCATGGGACACGTGCATAACATAATCCAACAAATGAAACAAAAACAGGTGCAGGCTACCACAGCTGCACCTGCTGTTCCACAAGTATTCGACCTTCCTGGGGATCATCGTCTGGTCAAGATTATACAGGCGCAAATCCTCGCGACCAAACAGGAATACACGCGTAGTTTGAAATGGCTGCGAGATGCGAATCAGAAGTATCTGCGCCTGAGAGCAAAGGACAAGCGGGAATACCTACGGAAGCAGATCGTGGCAACAAAAGAACATATGGCCAAATTACTCACGCAGATTGGGTCATACTCCGCCGACGAGCGAATGCATGGATTCGTGGAGGTGCAAAATGCCAACTGAATGCATTCGAGTAAGCATACATTCTGAGGCGTTGAAGTTTGGGCAAACACCAGATCCGCTCAAGCCTGATCTGAAGGACCTTGTGGTTGACAATTCCGTCCTTGCTGACGCCCAGAAAGAAGGGATCACGAGTATAGGATACAATCTGAGCTATGCCGAGGATAGGGCTCTCTTTGCTGTCCAGAAACTGCTCGACAGAACAGACTTCAAGGGTAATTCACGGCCGGTCAAATCAACCATGCCGGACACGTACTATTACTATGACGAGCTGCCGGTTCTCGAGATCAAATCGACCGAGTATCTTGACGCATATGGTGTTCGGAAGTTGAAAACACAGCGGCATAAGAATGAATACAGTCCAGAAGCGAGGCGGGACGCTCTCGACGTTCTGCGGAGCTTAGACGAGCAGAAATATCTTTTAGCGTACGACAAGAGCCGAGGCCAAGACACTCGAAAAATGCACCGAGTTGAGGCTGTGGCCCCATTGATAAAACTCGAATGGATGAAGGGGAACCGGATGATAAGAATTGTCCCCAATCCTGTTCTTGTGGATCACATTGACAGTTACTATGTTCTAAAGCCAGCTGACATCTTCACATTGGTTGACGGACGATCACCGACTCGATTACGCTTTCTCGAGTTTCTGCTATACCAAGCGGAAATGAAAAGGCGGAAAGAGGTCAGAGACGAAGAATCCTCAGATTACGAAGTTAGGCTTCAACCAGGAGTGATTGCTCATCGGCTTCGGCTTGAAGGCCTGATATCGGCAAATCAGAGGTCAAGATTGCGGGGGACGATAAACGATCTCTATGCGTTTGGCAAGGAGATCGGTTTCCTGGATTCATACTCAGTGGATCAACCGGGCTCCAAAGCCAGATTTGTCGACGTCCTCGGCCTGAACAAGACCAAGTTCGAAGAAATCAGAGGGAAGTTGGGTCTAGTACCTATGGTAGGAAAGTCTACCATCATCAGTAGCGGAGTCTAGTACTGTTGGTAGTGTGAGCATCATATCGATCCATGTCCATCGCGGTTTCATCGACCATTTGGACCTTTATGATATATCTATGATATATTAATACCCACCCTCTGCTACCGCGGCGGGTGGGAAGGATTTTCCTGATTGCAGACGGAACTCCTTTTTAGTATATTGAAAACACACCGAGACAGGTGGTAACAAAGTGGTAACAAGGTGGTAACACTTTTTACCCAGTTCTTTCAAAGCAGGCTAGAAAGTAATGATAGTGGCATTTGAAGCGCTCTCAATTTCTGAGCAAATTCAGGGATTCTGAGAGGCGTGTACCGAAAAATGCCGGGAAAGACCTCGGAACGTAGCGCAGCCCGGTAGCGCACTTGCTTGGGGTGCAAGGGGTCGCGGGTTCAAATCCCGCCGTTCCGACGAAAAGCGGCAATTTCACGAGCACTGAAACCCACTGCTAATAGACTGCTCATAACAGTCGAGGTAGCCAGTGGGTTTTCTATTTGCATCTCTCTTCAAACGCGCCAACGGCGTTTGGTATATCCTCTACACCCATCAGGGTCGTCAACGTTGGATTTCAACGAAGACGAAGCAGAAAGCTGAAGCCCTGAAGCGTCTCAAAAGTTTCCAGGAGCCTCCCTCCGATCAGCCCAAATCAATAAGCCTCTCAGAGTTCACGAAGGAGTTCCTTGCCTTTGCAGAAGCGAACGACTTTCGCGGCTCGTACGAGCTCGGTTGACGTTTTCGCTGCTTCCGTCCAGCCTCGCGGACCAACAGATTGTCACGGCGGTTTCTCCAGAGGATTGATCACGCCGCTTGTGAAGAATTGTTGAGTTATCTGACGATTGCCCAACGTGAGAGCGAACAAAAAAAATACGCTTTATCGTGTATTGTGAGATGCTTGCCATATCGATAGCTTACTTTGTTGCGGAAAATGCACAGCTCTCATAGTCGAAGCCGTTGATCGAAGTGTGCGAACCCTCCTCGCACAGAAGACGGCTTCCCCCTTCTATTGAGTGTTGGGGCAACAGCCACATTTGAAACAATGTGGGACGTATGTCATCCCGGATGGCGGTTGACCTGTGCACCATGATACCCACCGTGGCGAATCAGGCCCCTCATTGTTCAAACGAGGCGACGTGCCATGATGCGGAGTATCCTCTTAAAGGCGACCATAGCGCCTCTGTAAACTCAACCCTCAAAGGTATGTAATGAAGACTATTTGGCAACGCCTGCGAAGCCTTGCAAGACCTCCCGGCAAGTGGAACGACGAACAACAACGTCAGGCCGAGGTACTCCATATTTCTTTTATCCTCATCTTTGTTGCCGGGCTTCTCTATGCCATCCTGCCGTCATCAATCCTCGCCGGACAAGGCATGTACTACGGTGCGGCGATGCTGTGCGGCATGATTGGGAGTCTTCTCCTCCGCTTTCGCTATCTCCATCTCTCGAGTGTTCTGACAGTTTCCACGCTTTGGATTGTCTTCACAGCTGGAGCGTTTACGGAGGGGGGCATCACGTCGAGTTCCTTCGCAGGGAACGTAGCGATCATCATTTTCGCGGGGCTGGTGCTTGGCCTGCGGGGCGCCATTACCACCGCCGGTGTAAGTATTGTTGCGGCGGGACTCCTTGTCTACCTCTCACATCACGATTTGTTGCCTCCGCCGGTGCTTATATATTCGGAGATGAATATCTTCGCCGATTTCGCCGTGTATCTTTCATTCACTGCACTTTTTACCGGAATCGCCATTCACCGCATTGACCAATCCACTGCCCGCACGAAGCAGGAACTTGAGCAGCGAAAGAAGGCGGAGGAATCACTGAGTCTGAATGAAAAGCGGATGAACGATATCATGTTCAGCATGGCAGAGTGGGTGTGGGAGGTTGACGAGAATGGTGTCTATACGTACACTTCGCAGAAGCGCGCTGACCTTTTTGGGCAATCCCATGAAGAGATTATCGGGAAGACACCATTCAATTTCATGCCACCCGATGAAGCCAAGAGAGTGGCAGCGATATTCTCTGAGATCGCGGCAACCAAGGCGCCCATCAAGGATCTCGAAAACTGGATCATTGGGAACGATGGCGAGAGAATCTGCCTCCTCACCAATGGTGTGCCCATACTCGACGAAGAGGGGAATCTTAAAGGTTACCGCGGCGTGGACAAGGACATCACCGAGCGCAAGAAGGCGGAGAAAGCTCTCGAACAGCAAAACCTTGTGCTGGTCAAAT is part of the Ignavibacteriales bacterium genome and harbors:
- a CDS encoding DUF488 domain-containing protein — its product is MDKPTIFTVGHSTHTLEYFLELLQAHSINCLVDVRSVAASSYNPQYNKDILSHFLDEHSIIYMHFAEEFGARHSEPELLDEDGKVDFDKVRETEAFKRGVVRIKQGVDKGYIIALMCSEAEPFDCHRFSMVSIALDREGFDVIHILKDKTTKRNAQLENQLLKKYDKKIPKPDIFEPDVTLDQQLAVAYRLRNKDIAFSPFDKETEEGA
- a CDS encoding phosphopantetheine-binding protein; the encoded protein is MQLQDIDSPVRQTGLDSLDLVVVRVTLEKDFGLEIPDGDWFGFDSIGEAIQYCEQMGSHREISQHIDQPPSLARKYSINMPQMAISGLSENWLFKELGDIHWDLLFRGLGKCSSEVVDEDGNRLYATFARIQFCSASLSAYKENDEITIDAAIRRFGKGTFVSEAALKNTRIALEARLMTCFASREMTDNTKLLKCQPSEQIRGIPEYATTPEFLNEYRLIKKGLSDQIDIAGHSFRVGDDYIYEREYTLNPYYDLNGVGLLYFASYPVIADFCESKYFNGGHGSSRWETDYSTSCRDVHYFANCNIEDSIIFRLNSHDSVADGKVKSASSLYRKSDMTLMARIFTVKDREQGRHQTNEH
- a CDS encoding DUF488 domain-containing protein: MIKLFTIGFTNKSAEKFFGLLTKNGVRKVIDTRLNNVSQLAGFSKGSDLQFFLSQIGDINYEHRIDLAPTKELLSGYRAKEMTWANYEEQYLKLLKTRDIAGKMVFEGLDKSCLLCSEHEPDKCHRRLLAEYLQSLRNDIEIVHLK
- a CDS encoding CHC2 zinc finger domain-containing protein, encoding MNYYNLKDTKRKATPKLGSLIASLKDRVTLEEVVERLGLPKKLNLQKTGSSLQGECPTGHSSTSGRCFSLDTANNLYHCFHCGEAGDIVELVALVNHIGRFQAVRWIAEQFDQSVISQLDAAADQETPEQKEYHQRGVLYQMIFEEGKRQLSLPNAQLVMDYLVKDRGYDATKLADTEFIYWDTDKDIRAYLVSKAPQMQDQIEALRLQGGYGDNFRLAIPFRDRHGVITGFMKRAHEKAGFTLRGKPGIRWDSTPGLDKSDLFGLNRIRKAEDLVVVEGYPDATYLPALGLTNIVALGQAAFSDKYINGLLSKEVRRIILALDNDGGTGDKNTEDICQRLADSDIGVFVIDPPTMGKEKDPDEYVQINGIDAFKKLVANAESASKWMAKRLMSKHDLKSDLGRTHAIDEALDYADSLKNALEAEAIVGALALELSLTPENLEKEFERTQQKKAAERLQEGIANVGSQVRQLIQNGEPEEAARLVAVAPLDLLADFRKTKQAPQTPLSEYLGEKKLADRNRTAGKRIGYQLNTFSEVDSKLCGLQAGLYIAAADPNIGKTAFMVSLAIDVLKANPDVHSLFYTMDDSRDTIINRFLANRTDMAINSIRFKPVGTPEEQMIDTAYKEMGQWASSGRLDIKEISEWLTMSAIQNDIQSHPHRDKLVVFIDGLYNVPMDENFRSLREENIQRANQVKQLVKLFKIPVIATAEFRKQGREEPAAGRGARTIHDIMETGKYGYNADLIWLLSPKDPDKYATEDEPIILMEFGKNKLESFRGRIELKFIRAKSTMIPMGGIVTTTASQQLF